The following proteins come from a genomic window of Candidatus Sericytochromatia bacterium:
- the csaB gene encoding polysaccharide pyruvyl transferase CsaB: MLPSLHRQSSPAVTSAEAEAERSPHVVMSGYFGFSNLGDEAILEVEVGMLRRAAPNCRITVLSGNPIETRKSLGVEAVDRLDLFAVWRALRCADLFLSGGGSLLQDVTGIGSVPYYLGVTELARWAGVPRVMLAQGVGPLQRAFSRRLVGQVVGTMELITVRDEASARLLASCGVPSERITTTVDPVLAMSAVPLEEQVLEDWGLKPAQPIVAVSLRPWPTWTERELKAFSAVLAQSASAWGAQVLLLPFHRPDDELLLDELAQCLAVRPEAQRPHVVCLSHSCSPTQMMGLMARVDLVIGMRLHALIMAAASATPAVAVVYDPKVKAFADIAGYPRVESVTDLGNNQRLATLLETAWQGRTSRRAALNQSLPAWRTAAFEPIEQAIGLATRGRRRVA; encoded by the coding sequence GTGTTGCCCTCTTTGCATCGCCAATCTTCCCCAGCCGTGACCTCTGCGGAGGCTGAGGCTGAGCGCTCGCCGCATGTGGTGATGTCCGGCTACTTTGGTTTCAGTAACCTGGGTGACGAGGCCATCCTGGAGGTCGAAGTGGGCATGCTTCGCCGTGCCGCGCCGAACTGTCGGATCACGGTCCTGTCAGGAAACCCCATCGAAACCAGGAAATCGCTGGGCGTTGAGGCAGTGGACCGGTTGGACCTTTTCGCCGTCTGGCGCGCTTTGCGGTGCGCCGACCTGTTCCTGAGTGGAGGAGGCAGCCTGCTACAGGACGTGACCGGAATTGGCTCCGTGCCCTACTACCTTGGCGTGACCGAGTTGGCCCGCTGGGCCGGTGTACCAAGGGTGATGCTGGCCCAAGGGGTGGGCCCTCTCCAGCGCGCGTTCAGTCGCCGACTGGTTGGCCAGGTCGTGGGGACGATGGAACTCATCACGGTCAGAGACGAGGCTTCCGCCCGACTGCTGGCATCCTGCGGGGTCCCCTCCGAAAGAATCACCACGACCGTTGACCCGGTGCTTGCGATGTCTGCCGTTCCGCTGGAGGAACAGGTTTTGGAGGATTGGGGCCTGAAGCCCGCTCAGCCTATCGTCGCCGTTTCGCTTCGCCCATGGCCGACCTGGACGGAGCGTGAACTGAAGGCTTTTTCAGCCGTCCTGGCCCAGTCCGCCAGCGCCTGGGGAGCACAGGTGCTCCTGCTGCCCTTTCATCGACCTGACGATGAACTCTTGCTGGATGAACTCGCGCAATGTCTGGCGGTGAGACCTGAGGCGCAACGTCCTCACGTGGTTTGTTTGTCTCATTCCTGTTCCCCCACGCAAATGATGGGCTTGATGGCGCGGGTCGACCTGGTGATCGGAATGCGACTGCACGCCTTGATCATGGCGGCAGCCAGTGCGACTCCGGCCGTCGCAGTCGTGTATGACCCGAAAGTTAAGGCCTTTGCCGACATTGCCGGCTATCCGCGCGTGGAATCGGTGACGGACTTGGGGAACAATCAGCGGCTTGCGACCTTGCTCGAGACGGCCTGGCAAGGGCGAACCAGCAGACGTGCGGCGCTGAACCAGTCACTTCCTGCGTGGAGGACAGCCGCCTTCGAACCCATCGAGCAGGCCATTGGGTTGGCCACCCGGGGACGCCGTCGTGTCGCTTGA
- a CDS encoding WecB/TagA/CpsF family glycosyltransferase: protein MSLERTFILGLPVDAGSLGDCLQRVRQALAPPRDVAPLHIVTMNAEMSMQAQRDPELADIIRRAGLVTPDGSGVVWAVRRRKGAPRITKVAGIELFQALAGEAANRGWKIYFLGGQPGVAEAAARTLVSRHPGLAVVGVRDGFFKPEDEEQVLADIASRSPDILVVALGVPRQERFIALHQTRLGVPVAMGVGGSFDVLAGRVRRAPAAFQALHLEWLYRLIQEPWRLSRMGSTLPQFVGAVLAEPAIAPSSEAQP, encoded by the coding sequence GTGTCGCTTGAACGGACCTTCATTCTGGGCTTGCCTGTGGACGCTGGCTCGCTGGGCGACTGCCTTCAAAGGGTTCGCCAGGCACTGGCGCCACCCCGTGACGTGGCACCGCTTCACATCGTCACCATGAACGCAGAAATGTCGATGCAGGCGCAACGCGATCCGGAACTTGCAGACATCATCCGGCGGGCAGGCCTCGTCACCCCTGACGGTTCCGGAGTCGTGTGGGCCGTTCGGCGCCGAAAAGGGGCGCCTCGAATCACAAAGGTGGCCGGCATTGAGCTGTTTCAGGCCTTGGCCGGTGAGGCCGCAAACCGCGGCTGGAAGATTTATTTTCTTGGCGGCCAGCCCGGGGTGGCGGAAGCCGCTGCGCGCACCCTCGTCAGTCGCCACCCTGGGTTGGCAGTGGTGGGGGTTCGTGACGGATTCTTCAAACCCGAGGACGAAGAACAGGTGCTCGCAGACATTGCATCCCGCTCTCCGGACATCCTGGTTGTGGCGTTGGGCGTTCCGCGACAGGAAAGGTTCATCGCCCTGCACCAAACTCGCCTCGGGGTTCCCGTGGCGATGGGGGTGGGAGGAAGCTTCGATGTGCTGGCTGGCCGTGTACGTCGCGCGCCCGCTGCCTTTCAGGCCTTGCATCTGGAGTGGCTATACCGCCTCATTCAGGAACCGTGGCGACTCTCCCGGATGGGGTCGACCTTGCCGCAATTTGTAGGAGCCGTGCTGGCCGAACCTGCCATCGCACCCTCATCGGAGGCCCAACCATGA
- the ftsE gene encoding cell division ATP-binding protein FtsE: MISIRQVSKVYANGVRALSNLNLEVKQGEFVFVTGPSGAGKSTLMKLLYRAETPTMGQVIISGVDLGRLPPRNLPQLRQRIGVVFQDYKLLADRSVYENVAFALKIIGTAKAELHHRVRSSLDLVGLRDFADAKPGELSGGQQQRVCLARAIVNTPPLLIADEPTGNLDPETSWEIMRLLTKINLHGTTVVVATHNKLVVDNMRRRVLTIDGGKLVQDQARGVYSIGVN; encoded by the coding sequence ATGATCAGCATCAGACAGGTAAGTAAGGTCTACGCCAACGGGGTACGAGCCCTCTCGAACCTCAATTTAGAAGTCAAGCAGGGTGAATTCGTCTTTGTCACGGGCCCATCTGGGGCCGGAAAATCCACCCTGATGAAGCTGCTTTACCGGGCAGAAACGCCCACCATGGGTCAGGTCATCATCAGTGGAGTCGACCTGGGTCGCCTCCCTCCCCGGAACTTGCCGCAACTGCGGCAGCGTATCGGAGTGGTGTTTCAGGATTACAAGCTTCTCGCCGATCGCTCAGTTTATGAGAATGTCGCCTTCGCCCTCAAAATTATCGGGACCGCCAAGGCCGAACTCCATCATCGGGTGCGGTCCAGTCTCGACCTGGTCGGCTTGCGTGATTTTGCCGACGCCAAGCCCGGCGAACTCTCCGGCGGCCAGCAGCAGCGGGTGTGCCTGGCTCGTGCCATCGTGAATACGCCCCCCTTGCTGATTGCCGACGAGCCGACGGGGAACCTGGACCCGGAGACGTCCTGGGAGATCATGCGGCTGCTGACGAAGATCAACCTGCACGGGACGACGGTGGTGGTGGCCACCCACAACAAGTTGGTGGTAGATAACATGCGGCGTCGCGTGTTGACCATCGACGGGGGGAAGCTCGTACAGGACCAAGCGCGGGGGGTTTATTCGATTGGAGTCAATTAG